TTCAGGAGAAACCGAAGGAACCGAAGAGTAATCTGGCATCTATGGGAATCTACATATTCACATGGGACGTGCTGAAAGAAGCACTGATTGCCAATGCAAATGTACCAGGCTGTGATTTTGGAAAACACGTTATACCCTATTGCTTTGATAAAGGTGAGAAACTGGTAGCATACGAATACAATGGATACTGGAAGGATGTGGGAACATTAAGCTCCTACTGGGAGGCCAATATGGAGCTTATCGACATCATCCCGGAGTTCAATCTCTATGAAGAGTTCTGGAAGATTTATACTTCCAGCGAAATCATTCCGCCGCAGTATGTATCGGCGGACGCGAAGATTGAGCGCAGCATCATCGGCGACGGCACCGAAATCTACGGAGAGGTGAGAAGCTCGGTAATCGGAGCGGGCGTCACGATTGGAAAGGGAGCTGTGGTCCGGGATTCCATCATCATGAAGGGAACGGTGATTGGCGAAAACGCCGTTGTGGAGCGCGCAATCATCGCGGAGAATGTGGAAGTAGGTTCCGGCGTTGTGATGGGCATCGGAGAAGAGGTGCCCAATAAATACAAACCGGCGGTATATGCCGGCGGGCTTGTTACCATCGGCGAAAACAGTACCATTCCTGCAGATGTGAAGATTGGCAAAAATACCGCGATTTCCGGAAAGACAGCGCCGGAGGATTATCCGGACGGAATCCTGGAGAGCGGCGGAGCAATTATTAAGGATGGTGATGTGGCATGAGAGCAGTAGGAATCATTTTAGCGGGCGGCAACAACCAGAAAATGCGGGAGCTGTCAAACAAGAGAGCGATTGCGGCTATGCCGGTGGCGGGGAGTTTCCGAAGCATCGATTTTGCGCTGAGCAATATGACAAATTCGGGAATCCAGAAGGTAGCTGTCCTCACGCAGTATAATTCGCGTTCTTTAAACGAGCATCTGAGCTCCTCGAAATGGTGGGATTTCGGAAGAAAACAGGGAGGACTGTTTGTATTTACGCCGACCATCACCGTGGGAAACAATTTCTGGTACCGCGGGACAGCAGACGCGCTTGCGCAGAATCTGGATTTTCTCAGAAGATGTCATGAGCCGTATGCGGTGATTGCTTCCGGCGATGGAATTTATAAGCTGGATTACAGCAAAGTGCTGGAGTACCACATTGAAAAGAAGGCAGACATTACCGTGGTCTGCACGGAAGTGCCTGAGGGAGACGATATCAGCCGGTTCGGCGTTGTGAAAATGAATGACGACGGCAGAATCGAGGACTTTGAGGAGAAGCCGGTTGAGGCGTCCGGCAATGCTATCTCGGCGGGCATTTACGTTATCCGCAGACGTCAGCTTATCGAGCTGATTGAGAAGGCTGCCTCGGAAAATCAATTTGATTTTGTAAAAGATATTTTAGTCCGTTATAAAAACATGAAACGTATCTATGCATATAAAATGGATTCGTACTGGGCAAATATCTCTACGGTAGACGCTTATTATAAGACAAACATGGATTTTCTGAAACCGGAGGTACGGGATTATTTCTT
This is a stretch of genomic DNA from Marvinbryantia formatexigens DSM 14469. It encodes these proteins:
- a CDS encoding glucose-1-phosphate adenylyltransferase; the protein is MIKKEMIAMLLAGGQGSRLGVLTSKVAKPAVTFGGKYRIIDFPLSNCINSGVDTVGVLTQYQPLRLNTHIGIGIPWDLDRNIGGVSILPPYEKSTDTEWYTGTANAIYQNLTYMEMFHPEYVLILGGDHIYKMDYEVMLDFHKASGAAVSIAVMPVPWEEASRFGVVVTDDNSIITEFQEKPKEPKSNLASMGIYIFTWDVLKEALIANANVPGCDFGKHVIPYCFDKGEKLVAYEYNGYWKDVGTLSSYWEANMELIDIIPEFNLYEEFWKIYTSSEIIPPQYVSADAKIERSIIGDGTEIYGEVRSSVIGAGVTIGKGAVVRDSIIMKGTVIGENAVVERAIIAENVEVGSGVVMGIGEEVPNKYKPAVYAGGLVTIGENSTIPADVKIGKNTAISGKTAPEDYPDGILESGGAIIKDGDVA
- the glgD gene encoding glucose-1-phosphate adenylyltransferase subunit GlgD, yielding MRAVGIILAGGNNQKMRELSNKRAIAAMPVAGSFRSIDFALSNMTNSGIQKVAVLTQYNSRSLNEHLSSSKWWDFGRKQGGLFVFTPTITVGNNFWYRGTADALAQNLDFLRRCHEPYAVIASGDGIYKLDYSKVLEYHIEKKADITVVCTEVPEGDDISRFGVVKMNDDGRIEDFEEKPVEASGNAISAGIYVIRRRQLIELIEKAASENQFDFVKDILVRYKNMKRIYAYKMDSYWANISTVDAYYKTNMDFLKPEVRDYFFRQYPDVYSKIEDMPPAKYNPGADVRNSLVSAGCIINGKVENSILFKKVFVGENCVIKNSIILNDVYIGDNTYIENCIVESHDTIRANSRYVGEGGVKIVVETNERYVM